The following coding sequences lie in one Candidatus Limnocylindrales bacterium genomic window:
- the meaB gene encoding methylmalonyl Co-A mutase-associated GTPase MeaB, with amino-acid sequence MKLADRVLSKDVRAVARLITLVENGDPEALPALKALYPHTGRAYILGVTGAPGAGKSTLVDKLTSAFRSRGQTVGIIAVDPTSPFTGGAILGDRIRMQRHYLDEGVFIRSMATRGHLGGLAVATHDVVHILDAYGMDIILIETVGVGQDEVEIVKTAHTCLVITVPGMGDDIQAIKAGILEIGDIFVVNKADREGADKMVKELEIMLGFNTYQQKSWKPLIYKTIAVKEEGIPALVEGIDAHLSYLKDSGELKKRKLNQTESEFLEILQHNLMQQAMAKVGDREAFARLLSKIVNREADPYSLVEGMVKTWFA; translated from the coding sequence TTGAAGTTAGCAGACCGTGTCTTAAGCAAGGATGTTCGTGCAGTTGCCCGACTCATTACTTTAGTAGAAAATGGAGACCCGGAGGCACTACCGGCCTTAAAAGCCCTTTATCCGCATACCGGACGAGCTTATATTTTAGGTGTTACAGGAGCTCCAGGAGCCGGAAAAAGCACTTTAGTCGATAAACTCACCTCGGCGTTTCGAAGCCGTGGGCAGACCGTGGGAATTATTGCCGTCGATCCCACCAGTCCCTTTACCGGAGGTGCCATTTTAGGTGATCGAATCCGTATGCAGCGCCATTACCTGGATGAAGGGGTTTTTATCCGGAGTATGGCGACCCGGGGCCACCTGGGCGGGTTAGCCGTGGCGACCCATGATGTGGTTCATATTTTGGATGCTTATGGAATGGACATCATCCTCATAGAAACCGTTGGAGTGGGACAGGATGAGGTGGAAATTGTTAAAACGGCCCATACGTGCCTCGTCATTACAGTACCCGGCATGGGCGATGATATCCAGGCCATTAAAGCAGGTATCCTCGAAATCGGAGATATCTTCGTAGTTAATAAAGCAGATCGGGAAGGAGCCGATAAAATGGTCAAGGAATTAGAAATCATGCTGGGATTTAATACCTACCAGCAAAAAAGCTGGAAACCTCTTATTTATAAAACTATAGCCGTCAAAGAGGAAGGAATTCCCGCACTTGTCGAAGGTATCGATGCCCATCTGAGCTATCTGAAAGATTCAGGAGAGCTTAAAAAAAGGAAACTCAACCAGACCGAAAGTGAATTCCTGGAAATTTTACAACATAACCTGATGCAACAAGCTATGGCCAAAGTAGGCGACCGGGAAGCGTTTGCCCGGCTCCTTTCAAAAATAGTCAATCGAGAAGCAGACCCCTATTCCTTAGTCGAAGGGATGGTAAAAACCTGGTTTGCCTAA
- a CDS encoding ATP-binding protein: protein MPNPFYFYNPQFPYMIHAEIKTLGDLIAQDYKRPRVIEQIRTNLRRKLRAGEPVFEGLIGYSDTVIPQLYNALRSGHHVLLIGERGQAKSKIARQLSSLLNEIPVLEGCPINDNPLHPLCHFCKTLIAEKGKEAKIRWITGRERFRQILSTTDISSSEIIGDIDPIKVAEGRYLIDPATFSPGKALQANNGILYIDELPDLAPKTQVSLFNLMEEGIVVAKGYPIEFPVDLLLVATANPVDYTTAGKIVEPLLDRFGSGIYTHYPRTLEEEREIMVQEAFSNRDSQPIVPVFMQEIIVQITLEARNHPDVDQVKGTSVRMTIDNYENLISQAEERFDLKNVPPVPRISDLNAIRASMYPKLELTYMASKSKDQIIDELCRQAILKICTRHFAKYNWETLSIGNFRVSPNMVGAEYVQQLDSEPELKKLVDRYIQDQGLKEVDEVIASVTEAILEGLYVAGRLKKREVDGVTGQVFGLD from the coding sequence TTGCCTAACCCTTTTTATTTTTATAACCCTCAATTTCCTTATATGATTCACGCTGAAATAAAGACTTTGGGTGATTTAATAGCCCAAGACTATAAAAGACCTAGGGTGATCGAACAGATCAGAACCAATTTACGGAGGAAATTAAGAGCCGGAGAGCCTGTTTTTGAAGGACTCATCGGTTATAGCGATACGGTTATTCCCCAGCTTTATAATGCCCTTCGTTCGGGTCATCATGTCTTGTTGATCGGAGAACGAGGTCAGGCAAAATCTAAAATAGCCCGCCAGTTGTCCTCTTTATTAAATGAAATTCCCGTACTGGAAGGCTGCCCCATCAATGATAATCCCCTTCATCCCCTGTGTCATTTCTGCAAAACGCTCATTGCCGAGAAAGGAAAAGAGGCTAAAATTCGGTGGATTACCGGACGAGAGCGTTTTCGCCAGATTCTCTCCACCACAGATATTTCAAGTTCTGAAATCATCGGAGATATTGATCCCATCAAAGTAGCCGAAGGACGTTATCTCATTGATCCTGCTACCTTCTCTCCGGGTAAGGCCCTTCAGGCCAATAATGGAATTCTCTACATCGATGAGCTTCCGGATTTAGCTCCTAAGACCCAGGTTTCTCTTTTTAACTTAATGGAAGAAGGAATCGTAGTGGCTAAAGGCTATCCCATAGAGTTTCCCGTAGACTTGCTCTTGGTTGCAACGGCCAATCCGGTGGACTACACCACAGCCGGTAAAATCGTCGAACCCCTCCTGGACCGGTTTGGTAGTGGTATCTATACCCACTATCCACGCACCCTTGAAGAAGAGCGCGAGATTATGGTTCAGGAAGCCTTTAGTAATCGAGATTCTCAACCTATCGTACCTGTCTTTATGCAGGAAATCATCGTACAGATTACCCTGGAGGCGAGGAACCATCCCGATGTGGATCAGGTCAAAGGGACCAGCGTACGGATGACCATCGATAATTACGAAAACCTGATCAGCCAGGCCGAAGAGCGATTCGATCTAAAAAATGTTCCCCCTGTTCCACGGATTTCGGATTTGAATGCCATTCGGGCTTCTATGTATCCAAAGCTGGAACTGACCTATATGGCATCTAAAAGCAAAGATCAAATCATCGATGAGCTATGCAGGCAGGCTATCCTAAAAATCTGTACGCGGCACTTTGCCAAATATAATTGGGAAACCCTATCTATTGGCAATTTTCGTGTTTCCCCCAACATGGTCGGCGCTGAATATGTTCAACAACTGGATTCGGAACCTGAATTAAAAAAGCTGGTTGACCGATATATTCAGGATCAGGGATTAAAGGAGGTTGATGAGGTGATAGCCTCGGTAACCGAAGCCATCTTAGAAGGATTGTATGTGGCAGGCAGGCTGAAAAAGCGGGAGGTCGACGGTGTAACCGGGCAAGTATTTGGATTGGATTAG
- a CDS encoding HEAT repeat domain-containing protein: MKQESQGLEISVVGLGQCGGNIAAEFYKRGYNAVALNTSYTDLRALEALPEENKVYIGVDGRNGAGKDISLGKRSIQINQNKILSVIQRLLSGADVLLLTAGLGGGTGSNLSELATVLEPLKVLTSALVTIPTSGESSITKVNAVKSLNNLLSANLGSIILVDNQKILEQSPHISLASFYSRANATIAEVFNIFNTINEEADAISIRSFDSEDFKKVFLSSGFVTFGYTTLPSQEPLTSQVLVEKMSELWDSGGIFASGFDFSAAAISAVILFAPKQILTKSSADVFEKFTHAIKEITSGSAVYTGIYQYTKEDKPIKLYAMLGKLPIPSRVKELLSQALDEGKQLSQKVKLEIPKLDLSGLEGVELFSSASMVEPISAKPESKRRSEAERRMLDYDKVIQYLKKETQPQRRNEILQLVLEDYNSEDPDIRRKVIETLGEIGDPSVRAVILKALGDRDKAVQRAAARALEKISGEKPEKE; encoded by the coding sequence ATGAAACAAGAATCTCAAGGTTTAGAGATTAGTGTGGTAGGACTTGGACAGTGCGGGGGAAACATCGCCGCTGAATTTTACAAGAGAGGATATAATGCCGTAGCGCTCAATACCTCCTATACCGATCTAAGGGCTTTGGAAGCCCTACCCGAGGAGAACAAAGTTTATATCGGTGTAGACGGCAGGAATGGCGCCGGTAAAGATATATCCCTCGGAAAACGAAGCATTCAGATAAATCAGAACAAGATTCTAAGTGTCATACAGAGATTACTCTCCGGAGCCGATGTTCTCCTGTTAACCGCAGGTCTGGGTGGAGGTACAGGGAGTAATCTTTCGGAGTTAGCGACCGTTTTAGAACCTTTAAAAGTTTTAACCTCTGCTCTGGTTACCATTCCTACATCCGGTGAGAGTAGTATTACCAAGGTAAATGCCGTTAAATCGTTGAATAACCTTTTGAGTGCTAACCTGGGGAGTATCATTCTGGTAGATAATCAGAAAATATTGGAGCAATCTCCTCATATCAGTCTTGCTTCCTTCTATTCACGGGCTAACGCCACCATTGCCGAAGTTTTTAATATTTTTAACACGATTAATGAAGAAGCCGATGCCATTAGCATTCGAAGCTTTGATAGTGAAGATTTTAAAAAGGTATTTCTCTCCAGTGGTTTTGTAACCTTTGGATATACCACCCTCCCTTCCCAGGAGCCTTTGACCAGTCAGGTTTTGGTGGAAAAAATGAGCGAACTCTGGGACTCTGGCGGTATTTTTGCCTCTGGATTTGATTTTTCGGCTGCTGCTATTTCTGCCGTAATTCTCTTTGCTCCTAAACAAATCCTCACGAAAAGCTCTGCCGATGTTTTTGAGAAATTTACCCATGCTATTAAGGAGATTACCTCCGGTTCTGCCGTTTACACAGGAATTTATCAGTATACCAAAGAGGACAAACCCATTAAGCTTTATGCCATGCTGGGGAAATTACCTATTCCATCCCGGGTGAAAGAGTTGTTATCCCAGGCTTTAGATGAGGGTAAGCAACTCTCTCAAAAGGTAAAGTTAGAAATACCTAAGCTGGATTTAAGCGGATTAGAAGGGGTTGAGTTATTCAGCAGTGCTTCAATGGTAGAGCCTATTTCTGCAAAACCTGAATCCAAGAGAAGATCTGAAGCTGAACGCCGGATGTTGGATTATGACAAGGTTATTCAATACTTGAAAAAAGAAACCCAACCCCAGAGAAGAAATGAAATTCTCCAACTGGTCCTTGAAGATTATAATAGCGAAGATCCCGATATACGAAGAAAAGTTATTGAAACTTTAGGGGAAATAGGAGATCCCAGTGTTCGAGCCGTTATCCTGAAGGCCCTGGGTGACAGGGATAAGGCCGTTCAACGAGCTGCTGCCAGGGCTTTAGAGAAGATTTCGGGCGAAAAGCCGGAGAAAGAATAA
- a CDS encoding sorbosone dehydrogenase family protein, whose translation MENKQTRSELLQTTSDGDHQPFRHVQASSRQRAERGNLTEGEKPIAHGNRITGLWHRFIPYGLRRVTFLALLWALIQLPIQAQQSPPGAPPPGTQGRPPEFANSPLRPHPPALTAKPAKDIPLDKIKLPPGFQISIWAEGLANARSITIGDKGTVFVGTRLVGNVYAVVDKGNSREVKVIAKGLHRPNGVAFKDGTLYVAELSRILRFDNIEERLDNPPSPVVILDNLPKDEPHGWKFLALGPDGKLYFNIGAPCNICEPPPAYARIVRVNTDGSGYEVFASGVRNSVGMDWHPVTKELYFTDNGRDWLGDDLPNDELNYAPRIGLHFGYPYCHQGDVLDPEFGKGHSCSEFTPPILKLGPHVAALGMRFYTGNMFPSEYKNRIIMALHGSWNRTQKTGFKLMQVTLTPGQPPGYEVFAEGWLQGEEFWGRPVDVQVMPDGSLLVSDDWNGVLYRITYQR comes from the coding sequence ATGGAAAACAAACAGACCAGATCTGAACTCCTACAAACTACTTCGGACGGAGATCATCAACCCTTCAGGCACGTACAGGCTTCAAGTCGACAAAGAGCAGAGAGAGGCAACTTAACGGAGGGGGAGAAGCCAATTGCGCATGGGAACCGGATAACCGGCCTATGGCATCGTTTCATCCCCTATGGTCTTAGGAGGGTAACATTCCTGGCTTTGCTATGGGCCCTGATACAGTTGCCGATTCAGGCTCAGCAATCCCCTCCGGGAGCGCCACCGCCCGGGACCCAGGGCCGACCCCCTGAATTTGCCAATTCCCCCTTGAGACCTCACCCCCCTGCGCTCACTGCCAAACCGGCCAAAGATATCCCCTTAGACAAGATCAAATTACCCCCCGGCTTCCAGATCAGCATTTGGGCAGAAGGGTTAGCGAACGCCCGTTCTATTACAATCGGCGATAAAGGCACGGTGTTTGTTGGTACCCGCCTGGTTGGGAATGTTTATGCTGTGGTAGATAAGGGGAATAGTCGCGAGGTTAAGGTTATTGCCAAAGGGCTTCATCGTCCCAACGGCGTTGCCTTTAAGGATGGCACCCTGTATGTCGCCGAATTAAGTCGTATTCTTCGCTTTGACAACATCGAAGAGCGGCTGGATAATCCGCCATCACCGGTTGTGATTTTAGACAATCTACCCAAGGATGAACCCCATGGCTGGAAGTTCCTGGCCTTAGGACCGGACGGCAAACTCTACTTTAACATCGGAGCTCCCTGCAACATCTGCGAGCCGCCCCCTGCCTATGCCCGTATTGTACGGGTCAACACCGATGGGAGTGGTTATGAAGTCTTTGCCAGTGGGGTCCGCAATAGCGTAGGGATGGATTGGCATCCAGTTACCAAAGAGTTATATTTCACCGATAACGGTCGTGACTGGTTGGGGGATGATTTGCCCAATGATGAACTGAACTATGCACCCCGCATCGGACTCCACTTTGGATATCCGTATTGTCATCAGGGTGATGTGCTGGATCCGGAGTTCGGGAAAGGGCATTCCTGCAGTGAATTCACACCTCCCATCCTCAAGCTTGGACCCCATGTAGCTGCATTGGGGATGCGATTCTATACCGGCAATATGTTCCCTTCAGAGTACAAGAATCGCATCATTATGGCCTTACACGGCTCATGGAACCGTACCCAGAAGACAGGTTTCAAGCTGATGCAGGTCACTCTGACTCCAGGACAGCCGCCGGGTTATGAAGTTTTTGCCGAAGGTTGGTTACAGGGTGAGGAATTCTGGGGTCGACCGGTCGATGTACAGGTCATGCCAGATGGATCTCTCCTGGTATCTGATGACTGGAATGGGGTTCTCTATCGTATTACCTATCAACGCTAG
- a CDS encoding N-acetylmuramoyl-L-alanine amidase: MKRRIFWLLLISGGLFLFLNSRYHSTSSPSALLMKEYKPVLALEKPAVTEKTNSYITPQITEDSPARLDSRIPSPSEVSKESGAETYAKEFETGDSTDRSYPVINEEPILITGVEYWLAPDQTQVVVNLNRSPRSGSYHTYTLEDPPRLVVEFTRGKYIQEKETIQVYDRAVKTIRLQRLTSGRFQVVFDLVQSRPEFKVSPIEKTNDQPDRLMVNIFHPKEKEVEFKKPPQITRNRDRQNYKVVVIDPGHGGSDSGAIGRNGSMEKHIVLNIAKKLKYWLDQTRDIKAYLTRDRDYFLSLGRRTQIAREHDADLFLSIHVNANYDTSMNGFSVYCLSEEATDEAAKLLAQRENASDHMGGVVFNQEDPEINRILSEKSIGGESLIRSLAFGELTLDKAVPFLKVRNEGLKRANFAVLRIPSIPSVLVEALYISNPYEEQLLINPVMQDRIAEALYQSVISYFERFRSSRPDKNENEASLKNPEASAKGLRSNKLFPVRQTSRESKSFIQPSLPGELVSSSSPVTVETGLPVRQSEGRIHIVKEGETLWRIANLYKVEVDTLAEINQLKGMVIYTGQKLKIP, from the coding sequence ATGAAAAGGCGCATCTTTTGGTTATTGCTTATCTCAGGTGGTTTATTCTTATTCTTAAATTCTCGTTATCATTCCACTTCTTCTCCGTCAGCTCTCCTTATGAAGGAATACAAGCCGGTTTTGGCTTTGGAAAAACCCGCTGTAACCGAAAAAACCAATTCCTATATAACCCCCCAGATAACAGAAGACTCTCCGGCAAGGTTGGATTCTCGGATTCCTTCCCCTTCAGAGGTTTCTAAAGAATCAGGGGCAGAAACTTATGCAAAGGAGTTCGAGACAGGGGATTCAACCGATCGTTCTTATCCGGTTATAAATGAAGAACCGATCCTTATCACCGGTGTCGAATACTGGCTGGCCCCCGACCAGACTCAGGTAGTGGTTAATTTAAATCGAAGTCCCAGGAGTGGGTCTTATCACACCTATACCCTGGAAGATCCTCCTCGCCTGGTCGTTGAGTTCACTCGGGGTAAATACATTCAGGAGAAAGAAACCATTCAAGTTTATGATAGGGCGGTTAAAACCATTCGACTTCAGCGTTTAACCAGCGGGCGATTTCAGGTCGTCTTTGATTTAGTTCAATCCCGGCCGGAATTTAAAGTATCTCCCATTGAAAAGACCAATGATCAACCAGACCGTCTTATGGTCAATATTTTCCATCCCAAGGAAAAGGAGGTTGAATTTAAAAAACCACCTCAAATAACCCGAAATAGAGACCGACAGAATTATAAAGTTGTCGTGATCGACCCAGGACACGGCGGAAGTGATTCAGGGGCCATCGGTCGAAATGGCTCCATGGAAAAGCATATTGTTTTGAATATCGCTAAAAAGTTGAAATATTGGCTGGATCAAACCAGGGATATTAAAGCCTACCTGACCCGAGATAGAGATTATTTTTTATCTCTCGGACGACGAACTCAAATCGCCAGAGAACACGATGCCGATCTATTTCTGAGTATCCATGTAAATGCCAATTACGACACGAGTATGAATGGCTTTTCGGTTTATTGCCTGTCGGAAGAGGCTACAGACGAAGCGGCTAAACTCCTTGCCCAGAGAGAAAATGCATCGGATCATATGGGTGGGGTTGTTTTCAATCAAGAGGATCCAGAAATTAACAGAATTTTATCTGAGAAATCTATCGGAGGGGAGTCTTTAATCCGAAGTCTTGCATTTGGTGAGTTGACTTTAGATAAAGCCGTTCCCTTCTTAAAGGTTCGTAATGAGGGGTTAAAAAGGGCCAACTTTGCGGTCCTTAGAATACCCAGTATTCCTTCTGTTTTGGTAGAAGCCCTTTATATCAGCAATCCCTATGAAGAGCAGCTTTTGATAAATCCGGTTATGCAGGATCGGATTGCAGAAGCCCTTTATCAAAGTGTCATAAGTTATTTTGAGCGATTCCGTTCATCCCGCCCTGACAAAAATGAAAATGAAGCCTCCCTTAAAAATCCAGAAGCTTCTGCCAAAGGGCTTCGTTCCAATAAACTATTTCCGGTCCGCCAAACCAGCCGGGAGAGTAAGTCTTTTATCCAGCCATCTCTCCCTGGTGAATTGGTATCTTCTTCTTCCCCTGTAACCGTAGAGACCGGCCTGCCCGTCCGGCAAAGCGAGGGTCGCATCCATATTGTAAAAGAAGGAGAGACTCTCTGGCGGATTGCCAATCTTTACAAAGTTGAAGTAGATACCCTTGCCGAAATTAACCAATTAAAAGGCATGGTGATTTATACCGGACAAAAACTCAAGATACCTTAG